The following proteins are encoded in a genomic region of Peromyscus eremicus chromosome 14, PerEre_H2_v1, whole genome shotgun sequence:
- the Hhipl1 gene encoding HHIP-like protein 1 yields the protein MAGRRTVAGIGPGALLALRALLAVAHPQCLDFRPPFRPPQPLSFCVQYSSFGCCTAEQDAALARRFRALETRLDAGVWATCAGYALDLLCQECSPYAAHLYDAEDPATPLRTVPGLCEDYCLDMWQTCRGLFRHLSPDRELWALENHRAKLCRYLSLDDTDYCFPSLLVNENLNSNLGRVVADAKGCLQLCLEEVANGLRNPVAMVHAGDGSHRFFVAEQVGLVWTYLPDLSRLEKPFLNVSQAVLTSPWEGDERGFLGLAFHPHFPLPSKLYVYYSVGVGFREWIRISEFRVSEDDANTVDHGSERIILEIEEPAANHNGGQLLFGDDGYLYIFTGDGGMAGDPFGTFGNAQNKSALLGKVLRIDVDRKERGLLYGIPPDNPFVDDPGARPEVYALGVRNMWRCSFDRGDPVSGTGRGRLFCGDVGQNKYEEVDLVERGRNYGWRALEGFECYDRKLCANASLDDVLPIFAYPHKLGKSVTGGYVYRGCEYPNLNGLYIFGDFMSGRLMSLRENPETGQWKYSEVCMGRGQTCAFPGLINNYYPYIISFAEDEAGELYFMSTGVPSATAARGVIYKVIDPSRRAPPGKCKIHPAQVKVRSRLIPFVPKEKFIRTPESIPRPTARAPTKAPRRRRPTAAAPAATTRPTKPARPSRRPGGRKGGGRRRGRPSTAVPAPQNGSVRLVRPAGLSPGRGRVEVFVGGHWGTVCDDAWDTKAAAVVCRQLGFAHAVRAAKRAEFGEGRSLPILLDDVRCTGSERNLLECAHAGVGTHNCKHEEDAGVECSHQDPDL from the exons ATGGCGGGGCGACGGACTGTGGCCGGGATCGGGCCCGGGGCGCTGCTGGCTCTGCGTGCTCTGCTGGCCGTCGCGCACCCGCAGTGCCTGGACTTCAGGCCGCCCTTCCGGCCGCCACAGCCGCTGAGCTTCTGCGTGCAGTACTCCTCCTTCGGCTGCTGCACCGCGGAGCAGGACGCGGCGCTGGCCCGGCGCTTCCGGGCCCTGGAGACCCGCTTGGACGCCGGGGTGTGGGCGACGTGTGCCGGCTACGCGCTGGATCTGCTGTGCCAG GAATGCTCACCCTATGCAGCCCACCTCTATGATGCCGAGGATCCGGCCACCCCGCTGCGGACAGTGCCTGGCCTATGCGAGGATTATTGTCTGGACATGTGGCAGACCTGCCGAGGCCTTTTTCGACACCTCTCCCCTGACCGTGAGCTCTGGGCCCTGGAGAACCACAGGGCCAAGTTGTGCCGCTACCTGTCCCTAGATGACACCGATTACTGTTTCCCAAGCCTGCTCGTCAACGAGAACCTGAACTCAAACCTGGGCCGTGTGGTGGCTGATGCCAAAGGCTGCCTGCAGCTGTGTCTGGAGGAGGTGGCCAATGGGCTTCGAAACCCTGTTGCCATGGTACACGCTGGGGATGGCAGCCACCGCTTCTTCGTGGCAGAGCAGGTGGGGCTGGTGTGGACCTACCTGCCTGACCTCTCTCGCCTGGAGAAGCCCTTCCTGAATGTGAGCCAAGCAGTGCTTAcgtcaccctgggaaggggatgAGCGGGGCTTCCTGGGCCTCGCCTTCCACCCCCACTTCCCACTTCCCAGCAAGCTCTATGTCTACTACTCTGTGGGGGTCGGCTTCCGAGAGTGGATCCGTATCAGCGAGTTCAGAGTCTCAGAGGATGATGCGAACACCGTGGATCATGGCTCAGAGAG GATAATCCTGGAGATTGAAGAACCAGCTGCCAATCACAATGGGGGCCAGCTGCTCTTTGGGGACGACGGCTACCTCTACATCTTTACCGGAGATGGCGGGATGGCTGGAGACCCCTTTGGGACATTTGGAAATGCGCAAAACAA GTCGGCGCTGCTGGGCAAGGTGCTGCGCATCGACGTGGACCGCAAGGAGCGCGGCCTCCTCTACGGTATCCCGCCTGACAACCCGTTTGTGGACGACCCCGGAGCGCGGCCCGAGGTCTACGCCCTGGGCGTGCGCAACATGTGGCGCTGCTCCTTCGACCGCGGAGACCCGGTGTCAGGCACTGGCCGGGGCCGCCTGTTCTGTGGGGACGTGGGCCAGAACAAGTACGAGGAGGTGGACCTGGTGGAGCGGGGCCGCAACTACGGCTGGCGTGCTCTCGAGGGCTTCGAGTGCTACGACCGCAAGCTGTGTGCCAACGCCTCCCTCG ATGATGTGCTGCCGATTTTCGCCTACCCTCACAAACTGGGCAAATCAGTCACTGGGGGCTACGTGTACCGGGGCTGCGAGTACCCCAACCTCAACGGCCTCTACATTTTTGGTGATTTCATGAGTGG GCGACTGATGTCCCTCCGAGAGAACCCAGAGACAGGCCAGTGGAAGTACAGTGAGGTCTGCATGGGCCGTGGACAGACATGCGCTTTCCCAGGCCTCATAAACAACTACTATCCATATATCATCTCCTTTGCAGAGGATGAGGCTG GGGAGCTGTACTTCATGTCTACGGGCGTGCCCAGTGCCACAGCTGCGCGTGGAGTCATCTACAAAGTGATAGACCCCTCCAG ACGGGCACCTCCAGGGAAGTGTAAGATACACCCTGCTCAGGTGAAGGTGAGGAGCCGCCTCATCCCCTTTGTGCCCAAGGAAA AGTTCATCCGGACGCCAGAGAGCATTCCTCGCCCCACGGCCCGCGCCCCCACCAAGGCGCCCCGCCGCAGGCGCCCCACGGCCGCTGCCCCGGCGGCTACTACACGGCCCACAAAGCCAGCACGGCCCAGCCGGAGACCAGGGGGTCGGAAGGGAGGCGGGCGACGGCGGGGACGTCCGAGCACTGCAGTCCCTGCGCCCCAGAACGGCTCGGTGCGTCTGGTACGGCCTGCTGGCTTGAGCCCCGGCCGCGGTCGCGTGGAAGTGTTCGTAGGAGGACACTGGGGTACAGTGTGCGACGACGCCTGGGACACCAAGGCGGCTGCTGTGGTGTGTCGCCAGCTGGGCTTTGCGCACGCGGTGCGAGCCGCCAAGCGTGCGGAGTTCGGCGAGGGCCGCTCGCTACCGATTTTGCTGGACGACGTGCGCTGCACGGGCAGCGAACGCAACCTGCTGGAGTGCGCGCACGCTGGCGTGGGCACGCATAATTGCAAGCACGAAGAGGATGCTGGCGTCGAGTGCAGCCACCAAGACCCGGACCTGTAG